In a single window of the Alphaproteobacteria bacterium LSUCC0684 genome:
- a CDS encoding SDR family NAD(P)-dependent oxidoreductase, producing MSSGFDFTNKSVVVTGASRGIGYGVAEAFARHCAEVHILSSGKGIFSAGEKLSSIEGCRVKSYQCDISRKDEVEDILGEIDQIDVLVNNAGLEKPTPITSRDSSTIADFERIISINVLGTFYVSNAAIPKIPKGGSIIITSSIWGKTAVAEFSAYCASKHANIGFMRSLSKELGPAGIRVNAVCPGWVETEAAMKSLKWMSEKIQTTETDLLKEIVDAQSLDGLMKPEDVSQTYLFLASDYAANITGQAINVDRGEVLG from the coding sequence ATGTCATCAGGGTTTGATTTCACCAATAAGTCCGTAGTTGTTACAGGTGCCTCGCGCGGGATAGGCTATGGCGTAGCCGAGGCATTTGCGCGCCATTGCGCCGAGGTGCATATTCTGTCCAGCGGTAAAGGCATCTTCAGCGCCGGAGAGAAATTGTCGTCGATAGAGGGATGCCGCGTTAAATCCTATCAATGCGATATCAGCCGTAAGGATGAGGTGGAGGATATCCTTGGCGAAATCGATCAGATTGATGTGCTGGTCAATAATGCGGGCCTTGAAAAGCCAACCCCGATTACCAGCCGGGATAGCAGCACCATTGCTGATTTTGAGCGCATTATATCCATCAACGTTCTGGGTACGTTTTATGTCAGCAATGCGGCCATCCCCAAAATACCTAAGGGCGGGAGCATTATCATTACCTCCTCCATCTGGGGGAAAACAGCCGTAGCAGAGTTCAGCGCCTATTGCGCGTCCAAGCACGCCAATATCGGTTTCATGCGCTCTCTTTCAAAAGAACTGGGGCCTGCTGGAATTCGCGTCAACGCCGTATGCCCCGGTTGGGTGGAAACCGAAGCCGCCATGAAATCACTTAAATGGATGTCGGAAAAAATTCAGACAACTGAAACCGATCTCTTAAAGGAAATTGTCGACGCCCAGTCTCTTGACGGATTGATGAAACCGGAAGATGTCAGCCAGACTTATCTTTTTCTGGCATCTGATTACGCCGCCAATATTACCGGACAGGCTATCAATGTCGATCGTGGTGAGGTGCTGGGATGA
- a CDS encoding ABC transporter ATP-binding protein: MKPVSKRSAVSDKNTILRIEDLHKVFDQNSAHPVEAVKGVSFHVMENELTVLLGPSGCGKSTVLRMIAGLEIPSSGQIIHGDQMVDGPSRKRGMVFQSYTSFEWLTVSKNIEYGMKLNKVDAAIRKERVEYYLELVGLKDFRNAYPKQLSGGMKQRVAIARTLANEPELLLMDEPFGALDAETRWNMQELLISIAQSTKTTIILVTHDLGEALFLGDRIIFFSKRPANIISDMPISFKKNKRFIRKEDILSEKGYKMAEQELMRLMRSQAHA; this comes from the coding sequence ATGAAACCCGTTTCAAAAAGATCAGCTGTTTCAGACAAAAATACCATTCTTCGGATAGAAGACCTGCATAAAGTCTTTGACCAGAACTCAGCCCACCCCGTTGAAGCTGTAAAGGGGGTCAGTTTCCATGTTATGGAGAATGAACTCACTGTTCTTCTTGGACCGTCGGGTTGCGGTAAATCCACCGTTCTGAGAATGATTGCAGGTTTGGAGATACCTAGCAGCGGCCAGATCATCCATGGGGATCAGATGGTGGATGGTCCTTCCCGAAAACGAGGCATGGTCTTTCAAAGTTACACATCTTTTGAGTGGCTGACGGTATCAAAAAACATCGAGTACGGAATGAAACTCAACAAGGTTGATGCGGCCATCCGCAAGGAACGTGTTGAATATTATCTTGAATTGGTTGGGTTAAAGGATTTCAGGAATGCCTATCCCAAACAGCTTTCCGGCGGTATGAAACAGCGTGTTGCCATCGCCCGTACTCTGGCAAATGAGCCTGAATTGCTCTTGATGGATGAACCTTTCGGTGCACTCGATGCCGAAACACGCTGGAATATGCAGGAATTGCTGATTTCGATCGCCCAATCCACCAAGACAACCATTATTCTTGTCACCCATGACCTGGGAGAGGCACTTTTTCTCGGCGACCGTATCATCTTTTTTTCAAAAAGGCCGGCCAACATCATCAGCGATATGCCAATATCGTTCAAAAAAAACAAAAGGTTCATCCGCAAGGAAGATATTCTTTCGGAAAAAGGCTATAAAATGGCTGAACAGGAATTGATGCGATTGATGCGATCACAGGCGCATGCGTGA
- a CDS encoding ABC transporter permease has product MLPLTHVYQADPTRPKNRTSAMSETKKKLEIRKPVKRMTSIYLGISIWGIFFGLWQISSSMGWVNPLLVPGPVDVLEALRELIFERSFAEDILHSIWRVIISFFLASVVAVPLGIMMGYSHAVESFFNPFVSAWRYLPAPSFIPVLLMWFGTGETPKLALLFIGVVFFLITMVMDYTKKVKLELLETAATLGATRRQLIHTVVIPAVLPDIVVSMRQMLAVTWTYLVIAEIVASTTGIGAMMMRARRFLHTDEIMAGIMIIGALGLIFDLLFRFLHRKLFAYLY; this is encoded by the coding sequence GTGCTGCCTCTAACCCATGTTTATCAAGCAGATCCGACCAGACCAAAAAACCGAACCTCCGCCATGAGCGAAACGAAAAAAAAGCTAGAGATCAGAAAGCCGGTCAAACGGATGACCAGCATTTATCTGGGCATCTCGATCTGGGGTATTTTCTTTGGCCTCTGGCAGATATCATCAAGCATGGGTTGGGTTAACCCATTACTTGTGCCTGGCCCGGTTGATGTGCTGGAAGCTCTGCGTGAGTTAATTTTCGAGCGTAGTTTTGCCGAAGACATTTTGCACAGTATATGGCGGGTGATCATCAGCTTTTTCCTGGCTTCTGTCGTGGCTGTACCGCTGGGTATCATGATGGGATACTCCCATGCTGTTGAATCTTTTTTCAATCCATTTGTATCCGCCTGGCGGTATCTGCCTGCCCCTTCCTTCATACCGGTGCTGCTGATGTGGTTTGGCACTGGAGAGACCCCCAAACTTGCCTTGCTTTTTATAGGAGTGGTGTTCTTTCTCATCACCATGGTGATGGATTACACGAAAAAAGTGAAACTTGAATTGCTGGAAACGGCAGCGACGCTGGGGGCGACCAGAAGGCAATTGATCCACACTGTTGTCATTCCGGCTGTTCTGCCAGACATCGTTGTTTCCATGCGTCAGATGCTGGCGGTAACATGGACCTATCTGGTGATAGCAGAAATCGTCGCCTCGACTACAGGTATTGGCGCGATGATGATGCGGGCCAGACGGTTTTTGCACACGGATGAAATCATGGCAGGCATTATGATCATCGGGGCGCTGGGTTTGATCTTTGATCTGCTGTTTCGTTTTCTTCACCGAAAGCTCTTTGCCTATCTTTACTAA
- a CDS encoding ABC transporter substrate-binding protein: MKLAKMILATLATLGAVLSVNFQAAAKENVNIGICVSWPGYAMYEVVRQKNLAPDYDLNLTIFEDPIGGHSALAAGQIDIYLCTGDYTPLTIDSNTPVANVAFLNPSYGVDHIILSPDQDIGALKGQKVSAPQAYIGHLLMGLFLDKNGISPDDVSWVNLNADEAVGPMMSGDLAAAYMYEPWISKVIESRPGTKSVINTADPDMLKTGIFMDVMYMNTNFISQRRAVAVDMLKARWDAVQYWHDNTEEVNQLFADYLQWPAEDIGYVIGTNGKFFDGGIYMYDFNESARVCGVLDGNPPFGLPNGSMKDVVSLTNEWWIKLGLMSKSHDAGKGIDCSLMGDLVKQGYRQSISAR, encoded by the coding sequence ATGAAATTGGCAAAAATGATACTCGCAACCCTGGCCACGCTTGGTGCTGTTTTAAGTGTAAATTTTCAGGCGGCAGCCAAGGAAAATGTCAATATCGGGATATGCGTTTCATGGCCGGGCTATGCCATGTATGAAGTCGTACGGCAAAAAAATCTTGCCCCTGATTATGACCTTAATCTTACAATTTTCGAAGATCCGATTGGGGGGCACTCCGCTCTTGCAGCCGGCCAGATAGATATCTATCTCTGCACAGGAGATTACACGCCATTGACCATTGACAGCAACACGCCCGTTGCCAATGTGGCCTTTTTGAACCCGTCTTATGGTGTTGACCATATCATCCTTTCCCCGGATCAGGATATCGGCGCGTTGAAAGGGCAGAAGGTATCCGCACCTCAAGCCTATATCGGCCATCTCCTGATGGGGTTATTCCTGGATAAAAACGGAATCTCACCTGATGACGTGAGCTGGGTGAACCTTAACGCTGACGAAGCGGTCGGTCCCATGATGTCAGGTGATCTGGCGGCGGCCTACATGTATGAGCCGTGGATCAGCAAGGTTATTGAAAGCCGCCCTGGCACAAAAAGCGTGATCAACACTGCTGATCCAGACATGCTCAAGACAGGCATCTTCATGGATGTGATGTATATGAACACCAATTTCATCAGCCAGCGGAGAGCAGTTGCGGTTGATATGCTCAAGGCCCGCTGGGATGCCGTGCAGTATTGGCATGACAACACCGAAGAAGTTAACCAGCTCTTTGCCGATTATCTGCAATGGCCCGCCGAAGATATCGGCTATGTCATCGGAACCAATGGCAAGTTTTTCGACGGCGGCATCTACATGTATGATTTCAATGAATCTGCCCGTGTCTGCGGGGTGCTTGATGGAAATCCCCCGTTTGGCCTGCCTAATGGCTCGATGAAGGATGTTGTATCCCTGACCAATGAATGGTGGATCAAGCTTGGGCTGATGAGCAAGTCCCATGATGCCGGCAAAGGCATTGACTGCAGCCTGATGGGTGATCTCGTCAAGCAAGGCTACAGGCAGTCCATCTCCGCCAGATAA
- a CDS encoding NAD(P)-dependent oxidoreductase, whose product MRIGFIGLGNVGGKLAGSLVRNGLNVTVRDLDKDAATSLLEKGAGWAESPKELAETCDMIITCLPSPAASARVMEDEDGILAGLAPGKIWAEMSTTDEAEVRRLGALVAERGGAAVDCPVSGGCHRAATGNIAIFAGCDRDVFERILPVLTVMGRRILHTGPLGSASILKVMTNYLATANLITCTEALVTMKAAGMDLNTTFEAIRISSGNSFVHETESQVILNGSRDINFTMDLVLKDIGLFQEIAERSNVPLDVSPLLIEIFKDGMARYGAREWSPNIIRRLEDATGLDIRAPGFPAEMVDDEPEEVGYEIIPQR is encoded by the coding sequence ATGCGCATCGGATTTATTGGTCTTGGCAATGTTGGCGGTAAACTGGCGGGAAGCCTTGTTCGCAACGGGCTCAATGTAACGGTCAGGGATCTCGACAAAGACGCGGCCACTTCGCTGCTTGAAAAAGGGGCAGGATGGGCCGAAAGCCCTAAGGAATTGGCCGAAACCTGTGATATGATCATCACCTGCCTGCCCTCGCCTGCGGCCAGCGCCCGGGTGATGGAAGACGAAGACGGAATCCTGGCCGGACTCGCGCCTGGCAAGATCTGGGCAGAGATGAGCACCACCGATGAGGCTGAAGTTCGCCGGCTTGGGGCTCTTGTGGCGGAAAGAGGCGGCGCTGCGGTCGACTGCCCTGTTTCGGGCGGCTGCCACCGGGCGGCAACCGGAAATATCGCCATTTTCGCCGGTTGCGACCGCGACGTGTTTGAGCGGATTCTGCCTGTTCTCACCGTCATGGGGCGCCGCATCCTGCATACCGGCCCTCTCGGTTCTGCATCGATACTCAAGGTGATGACCAACTACCTCGCCACCGCCAATCTGATCACCTGCACCGAAGCGCTGGTGACGATGAAGGCTGCCGGCATGGATCTTAACACCACGTTTGAAGCAATCCGGATTTCATCTGGAAACTCCTTTGTCCATGAAACGGAAAGCCAGGTCATCCTGAATGGCAGCCGTGATATCAACTTCACCATGGATCTGGTGCTCAAGGATATCGGCCTCTTTCAGGAGATCGCCGAACGCTCAAACGTGCCGCTTGACGTCTCCCCCCTTCTGATCGAGATCTTCAAGGATGGCATGGCCAGATATGGGGCAAGGGAATGGTCACCGAATATTATCAGACGGCTTGAAGATGCAACCGGGCTCGATATCCGCGCGCCCGGCTTTCCTGCTGAAATGGTTGATGACGAACCTGAAGAGGTGGGCTATGAGATCATCCCCCAGCGCTAG
- a CDS encoding long-chain fatty acid--CoA ligase — protein sequence MNRMNPSTLFPEDRSLPAMFLRISTRMGPGKFIWNRHMGGWIGISYGEVAKEVRHIASGLLARGVNAGDRVIINSENRLEWVIADLAIMSIGAVTVPAYTSYTIDDHLHLINDSGAVAIICSTRKLASVAEVAAEQAPSCRLLVLIESSKTIHQPAGLAIISWDNLIADGKRFPADIDAMISTLEPDNLACIIYTSGSDDQPKGVMLSHRSILGNITAARERFPMVREGREVFLSLLPLSHAYEHTIGLYFAILVAAEIYHLPTPEHIAQALREARPTMMTAVPRLCELLHDRIRSSAKGRGRMAENLLALTLRLGRKKEQKDRLSPGEMLLDLFLTVLVRRAVARQLGGRLRIIVSGGAALSPAVGRFFLALGIRLVQGYGQTEASPVISSNGTDDIRIQSVGRPLEGVEVRRSKSGELLVRGPLVMQGYWGQPEETAKVLKDGWLHTGDIAEIDGDGFITITGRKKDIIVNSGGENVSPGRVESRLLAQPYIEQAMVFGDRRPWLVAVVVPSQLCLDHAAKKPDKITKYIQSDIDTANSRLAASERVRRFIIDRDGFTIDNKRLTPTLKPRRHIIWRDFEDRLNQLYSRQN from the coding sequence ATGAACAGAATGAACCCTTCCACGCTCTTTCCAGAGGATCGATCCCTCCCTGCAATGTTTCTGCGCATTTCAACCCGGATGGGGCCTGGCAAGTTCATCTGGAATCGCCATATGGGCGGCTGGATCGGCATCAGTTACGGCGAGGTGGCAAAAGAGGTGAGACATATTGCCTCCGGCCTGCTTGCCCGCGGAGTCAATGCCGGGGACCGTGTCATCATCAATTCGGAAAACCGGCTCGAATGGGTCATCGCTGATCTTGCAATCATGTCTATCGGCGCGGTGACCGTTCCTGCCTATACCAGCTACACGATTGACGATCACCTTCACCTGATCAATGACAGCGGGGCGGTGGCGATTATCTGCTCGACCCGGAAACTGGCATCGGTTGCGGAGGTGGCAGCCGAACAGGCCCCTTCCTGCCGGCTTCTGGTGCTCATCGAAAGCTCCAAGACCATCCATCAGCCAGCCGGGCTTGCCATTATCTCCTGGGATAATCTGATTGCCGATGGCAAACGTTTCCCTGCTGATATCGATGCCATGATCTCAACCCTTGAGCCTGATAATCTGGCCTGCATCATCTACACATCCGGCAGCGATGATCAGCCCAAGGGTGTCATGCTCAGCCATCGGTCGATTCTCGGCAATATCACCGCCGCCCGCGAGAGGTTTCCCATGGTGCGGGAAGGCAGGGAGGTTTTCCTTTCCCTTTTACCGTTGAGCCATGCGTATGAACACACGATCGGGCTTTATTTCGCGATACTGGTGGCAGCGGAAATCTATCATCTACCGACGCCGGAACATATCGCCCAGGCCCTTCGTGAGGCGCGGCCCACCATGATGACCGCCGTGCCCAGATTATGCGAGCTCTTGCATGACCGTATTCGCAGCAGCGCCAAAGGCCGGGGAAGAATGGCTGAAAACCTTCTCGCCCTGACGCTTCGTCTTGGCCGCAAAAAAGAGCAGAAGGACAGGCTTTCGCCTGGGGAGATGCTGCTTGACCTGTTCCTGACCGTGCTGGTCCGGCGTGCCGTTGCAAGGCAACTTGGCGGCAGACTGAGGATCATCGTCTCAGGCGGGGCTGCCCTGTCACCCGCCGTGGGCCGCTTCTTCCTCGCCCTTGGCATCCGGCTTGTACAAGGATACGGCCAAACCGAGGCTTCCCCTGTGATCAGCTCAAACGGAACGGACGATATCCGTATCCAGAGCGTCGGGCGGCCGCTTGAAGGCGTTGAGGTCAGGCGCAGCAAATCCGGCGAGCTCCTTGTTCGCGGGCCCCTCGTCATGCAGGGATACTGGGGACAACCCGAGGAAACCGCCAAAGTGCTGAAAGACGGCTGGCTTCATACCGGCGATATTGCTGAAATCGACGGGGACGGTTTCATCACCATCACCGGCCGCAAGAAGGACATCATCGTCAATTCCGGGGGTGAAAACGTGTCTCCCGGACGAGTGGAAAGCCGCCTTCTCGCCCAGCCATACATCGAACAGGCGATGGTGTTCGGTGACCGACGGCCCTGGCTGGTGGCGGTAGTCGTGCCAAGCCAGCTCTGCCTTGATCACGCCGCAAAAAAGCCCGACAAGATCACCAAATATATCCAGAGTGATATCGACACGGCGAACTCCCGCCTTGCCGCAAGTGAACGGGTGCGCCGGTTTATCATCGATCGGGACGGCTTTACGATTGACAACAAGCGACTGACACCGACGCTTAAGCCCAGACGCCATATCATCTGGCGGGATTTTGAAGACAGACTGAACCAGCTTTATTCACGCCAGAACTGA
- a CDS encoding M3 family oligoendopeptidase — MPDSLPHWSLDDLYVSPDAPELAHDRVSCEAASLDLAGNWEGKLGSATGDELAAVIETYESICEKLGRMTSFADLAFAADMTDPAVGQKAQMMREAESEISARLVFVELELAAIDDARMEELYAESARLASWQPWLRQVRAFRPHQLSNEMETLLLERQPSGRAAWIRLFDETAAGLRFPVGDREVSEAEILDMMTDPDPEIRREAGLSRSNVLDKNKRLMALILNTIAKEKSVDDKWRKFPRPVSSRNLANDVEDDVVDALARTVTDRMPDLTHRYYRLKADWMGMDTLPWWDRNAPVPGEDTREFSWDRARSIVLEAFGEFDPGMAEVAGWFFDRKWIDAPQRPGKASGAFSHPTVPSAHPYILMNYSGQVRDVMTLAHELGHGVHQVLAAPKGHLMCSSPLTLAETASVFGEMLVFRKLIDTAEDPIQRRALLAGKIEDMLNTVVRQIGFHNFETRLHDQRRQGEMTPDQISDIWMETQAMALGPAITMDESYRPIWGFIPHFVHVPFYVYAYAFGDCLVNALWQVYQQADTAEARETFVANYLALLRAGGTDRHDAALAPFGLDARQATFWSLGLDMLAGMIDSLAEDLAADGIGEV, encoded by the coding sequence ATGCCTGACAGTCTTCCCCATTGGTCCCTAGATGATCTTTATGTTTCTCCCGATGCGCCAGAACTTGCGCATGATCGCGTCAGTTGCGAGGCCGCATCCCTTGATCTTGCAGGAAACTGGGAAGGCAAGCTCGGCAGTGCCACCGGAGATGAACTCGCCGCCGTAATCGAGACATATGAGAGCATTTGCGAGAAACTCGGCCGGATGACAAGCTTTGCCGATCTCGCCTTTGCCGCCGACATGACCGATCCCGCGGTTGGCCAGAAAGCACAGATGATGCGTGAGGCCGAAAGCGAGATCAGCGCCAGGCTTGTCTTTGTCGAGCTTGAACTGGCGGCGATTGATGATGCCCGGATGGAGGAGCTTTATGCCGAAAGTGCGCGTCTTGCCTCCTGGCAGCCCTGGCTTCGGCAGGTTCGTGCTTTCCGGCCGCATCAGCTTTCAAATGAAATGGAAACCCTGCTGCTTGAACGCCAGCCTTCCGGCCGGGCTGCCTGGATCCGTCTTTTTGACGAAACCGCCGCCGGACTTCGTTTTCCCGTTGGCGACCGGGAGGTGAGCGAAGCCGAAATCCTCGACATGATGACGGATCCCGACCCCGAGATCAGGCGCGAGGCCGGGCTCAGCCGGTCCAATGTTCTTGACAAGAACAAGAGGCTGATGGCGCTTATCCTCAACACCATTGCCAAGGAGAAGAGCGTCGATGACAAATGGCGCAAGTTTCCGCGGCCGGTGTCTTCGCGCAATCTGGCCAATGATGTCGAGGATGACGTCGTCGATGCCCTGGCCCGGACCGTGACAGACCGCATGCCGGATCTGACCCACCGCTACTACCGGCTCAAGGCAGACTGGATGGGCATGGATACTCTGCCCTGGTGGGATCGCAATGCCCCTGTTCCCGGGGAGGATACGCGGGAATTTTCATGGGACAGGGCCAGATCGATCGTTCTTGAGGCCTTTGGCGAGTTTGATCCGGGCATGGCCGAAGTGGCGGGCTGGTTCTTTGACCGGAAATGGATTGATGCGCCACAGCGTCCCGGCAAGGCCTCTGGTGCCTTCAGCCATCCGACGGTGCCGTCGGCGCATCCCTATATTCTCATGAATTACAGCGGGCAGGTGCGGGATGTGATGACGCTGGCCCATGAACTTGGTCACGGGGTGCATCAGGTACTGGCAGCGCCAAAAGGTCATCTGATGTGCTCAAGCCCGCTGACGCTGGCCGAAACAGCTTCGGTATTTGGTGAAATGCTGGTCTTCCGGAAACTCATCGATACAGCTGAAGATCCGATCCAGCGGCGTGCCCTGCTGGCAGGCAAGATCGAGGATATGCTGAATACGGTTGTTCGCCAGATCGGCTTTCACAATTTCGAGACACGCCTTCATGATCAGCGTCGGCAAGGCGAGATGACCCCGGATCAGATTTCCGATATCTGGATGGAAACCCAGGCCATGGCTCTTGGCCCGGCGATCACGATGGACGAAAGCTATCGGCCGATCTGGGGATTCATTCCTCATTTCGTTCATGTGCCTTTCTATGTCTATGCCTATGCTTTCGGGGATTGCCTGGTGAACGCGTTGTGGCAGGTCTATCAGCAAGCCGATACCGCCGAGGCCAGAGAGACGTTTGTGGCAAATTATCTCGCACTGCTGCGGGCTGGCGGGACCGATCGCCATGATGCGGCGCTGGCGCCGTTCGGGCTGGATGCACGGCAGGCAACCTTCTGGTCACTTGGGCTCGACATGCTCGCCGGGATGATCGACAGCCTGGCCGAAGATCTTGCCGCTGATGGTATTGGGGAGGTGTAG
- a CDS encoding ABC1 kinase family protein, which produces MSDDQSGMGGRIRRYAKVTGTMGNLAMKIAGERYLGIKVDRESHATELRDALGGLKGPLMKVAQILATIPEALPREYAEELANLQTDAPSMGWLFVKRRMATELGSDWQSRFANFEKQAAAAASLGQVHRATGHDGTAYACKLQYPDMRSAVEADLRQLKLIFSLYERYDKAISTGEIHAELAERLEEELDYARETANMKLYHLMLKDETGANVPEPVPELSTERLLTMTWVEGQKLKDYIAATEDQDERNAVAINMFRTWYVPFYYYGVIHGDPHPGNYTIAPDRSVNLLDYGCIRLFRPDFVAGVIDLYHALRNGDTDLAVQAYEKWGFAGLDREAIDILNIWAKFIYTPLLEDRARPIQEMRTGNQGREVAMKVYDELKRIGGVQPPREFVLMDRAAIGLGSVFMHLKAEVNWHQLFEGLIDAFDAKDLAKRQRDAASLCGIPETVYSHG; this is translated from the coding sequence ATGAGCGATGATCAGTCCGGCATGGGTGGCCGTATTCGCCGCTACGCCAAAGTTACGGGAACCATGGGAAATCTGGCGATGAAAATCGCCGGTGAGCGCTATCTCGGGATCAAGGTTGACCGGGAAAGTCACGCCACCGAATTGCGCGATGCGCTGGGCGGGCTCAAGGGCCCGCTCATGAAAGTCGCCCAGATACTGGCGACCATTCCCGAAGCCCTGCCCCGGGAATACGCCGAAGAACTGGCCAATCTCCAGACAGATGCGCCGTCGATGGGCTGGCTTTTCGTCAAGCGCCGGATGGCAACCGAACTGGGATCGGACTGGCAGTCCAGATTTGCCAATTTTGAAAAACAGGCCGCGGCGGCCGCGTCGCTCGGCCAGGTGCACCGGGCCACCGGTCATGATGGCACCGCCTATGCCTGCAAGCTGCAATATCCGGACATGCGCTCTGCCGTTGAAGCGGATTTGCGTCAGCTCAAACTGATTTTCTCGCTCTACGAACGCTACGACAAGGCAATCTCAACAGGTGAGATTCACGCCGAACTCGCTGAAAGGCTTGAAGAAGAGCTTGATTACGCGCGCGAGACCGCAAACATGAAGCTCTATCATCTGATGCTCAAGGATGAAACCGGGGCCAATGTGCCTGAACCCGTGCCGGAACTCTCTACAGAGCGGCTTCTGACCATGACCTGGGTTGAAGGACAGAAACTGAAAGACTATATCGCCGCCACCGAAGATCAGGATGAACGCAACGCCGTTGCCATCAATATGTTTCGAACATGGTATGTGCCTTTCTATTATTATGGGGTGATCCATGGTGATCCGCATCCGGGCAATTACACCATCGCCCCGGATCGGTCGGTCAACCTTCTGGATTATGGTTGTATCAGACTGTTCCGGCCGGATTTTGTCGCCGGCGTCATTGATCTTTATCACGCGCTAAGGAATGGGGATACGGATCTGGCGGTTCAGGCCTATGAGAAATGGGGGTTTGCCGGGCTTGACCGGGAGGCCATCGATATTCTCAATATCTGGGCGAAATTCATCTACACGCCGCTTCTCGAGGACCGGGCAAGACCGATACAGGAAATGCGGACAGGCAACCAGGGACGTGAGGTTGCCATGAAAGTCTATGATGAGCTGAAAAGGATCGGCGGTGTGCAGCCGCCCCGGGAATTCGTGCTCATGGATCGGGCCGCGATCGGACTTGGCTCGGTTTTCATGCACCTGAAAGCAGAGGTCAACTGGCATCAACTGTTTGAAGGATTAATTGACGCATTTGACGCAAAAGACCTTGCAAAGCGTCAGCGTGATGCGGCATCTTTGTGTGGAATTCCTGAGACGGTCTATTCGCATGGGTAG